Genomic DNA from Vibrio vulnificus CMCP6:
GCACGCACTCTTCTGCGCGGCAAGCGCTCTCAGAAATGATGTTTGCGGCCGTTTTGGTTTGTTCTTGCAACTCATGCAAAACGGATTGGATCTCTTGGGTGGAAGATTGAGTACGAGAGGCCAGTGTTCTGACTTCGTCAGCAACGACGGCAAACCCACGCCCCTGTTCTCCTGCTCGGGCGGCTTCAATCGCTGCGTTCAAGGCGAGCAGGTTGGTTTGTTCGGCGATGGCACTGATGGCATCGAGTATCGAGCCTGCGTTTTGCGTATTTTGATCCAATTGCTGAACCACGAGTGAGGCATTTCTCACTTCGGCCGTCAGTTCTCGAACGGCAACAATCGTGCTTTGGACCTGCGCTTCGCCGTTGGCAGCTTCTTCACTCGCGCTATTGGCGGATGTGGAGGCTTCACTGGCGTGCGAGGCGATGTGTTTCGCTGCGTCGAACAACTGGCCAAGTGAATGGGACACATCTTCAATCTCTTTATATTGGCGTTCAGACAAGTCTGCCGTAGTGTGGCTGGAAGCAACCAAAGTGCTGGATATTTGGTCCAGTTTGCTCACGTTCTCAATGGTTTGCGTGACGTTGTGCTGAAGTTTGGTGACAAAAGCGTTGAATGAATCGACAACGGGTTTCAGTTCATCATTTTTCTCGTGACGGATGCGAACAGTAAGGTCGCCATCGCCGTCGGCAATATCACGCATCTTTTCTGCGAATGAGCCTAAATCTAGTCTAATGCCGCGAGTGACAAACCAACCCATCAAAATGGTGAGCAACAATGCAGTGGCGCCCAACACACGCATGAGTTGAGTGGCCGCGACATTGTTCTGTTCAAGCTCCGTCACGGAGCGTTCAAAATCCGCGACTCGAGCATGTGAAAATTGCTGCATCTGATTTTTTAGTGCGTCAAGCGTCTTTCGATTGGCGTCTGCTTTTTGCGCAGCGGCGGAGAGATCAAGGTTGCCATCAATCATGCCGAGAGCCACATCATAAGTTGATTGAAAGTAAGTATTTAAAAGCCGACGCAACGTGGTGGTTTGTTCACGTAACGCGGGTTGCAATGTCGCCTGTAACGCAAGGTTCTCAACGATTTCCTCAAGCGTGGTGCGGTTCAAATCCAGCAGCTCTTCATCGCCTAGGGTAACCGCAAGGTTAAAGCGCTCTGTAAGTTGGGAGAGCAGCACTAAGTTGAGCGCTGCGGAGTTCATGACGGGATAGTACAGTTTGTCGATATGACGAACCTGTTCAGTGTTATTGGTCAGGGTGGAACCACTAATGGACAACATGCTAGCAAATCCGAATAACGATAGAAGGCATAGTGCAAGCACCTTCCCTCGAATAGACAGTGACATCATGCAGACATCCTTCTAAAAGAAAAAATAAATATAAAAATTATAATCTTGGGTATTAATAAACCGCGTCCATGTTACCGCTAATGACATTCATGACATTAGAGTATTTATGTAAGTGAGCGTAAGCTGGTGACGTAGGGTGAGCGAGAGGGTCTTGTTTTAAAGGTGGTAAAGTCGGCATGCCATCGGTGCAAAATCACTTCGCTGCGTGGTTCTCTTTGGATTAGAGGGGCGATCTCTTTCGTGGGAAAAGTGATAAAAGGTGGGGAAAACGATAGTCTAGAAAGACAAAAATCCGATAAACAGAGTTTATCGGATTTGGTGGTCTTGCTTCAAAGTCTTCGCTTAGAACTCTGATTCAAACTCTTTATTTGCTGCCCAAGCGTACATAAGTTCCAGCGCAATGGTTGCGCCAGCCAGTGCCGTCAAATCGCTTTGATCGTATGGAGGAGAGACTTCTACCACATCCATACCAACGATGTTAACGTCTTTTAGGCCACGGATGATTTTCAAAATCTTGTCCGAGTTCAAGCCACCGCAGACAGGTGTACCAGTTCCTGGTGCAAAAGCCGGATCGAGACAGTCGATATCAAACGTCACATACACCGGCTTATCTGCCACGATGCGGCGAATATCTGCAAGGATCTCTTCTACGCTCATGTCGTTGGCTTGCATCGCATTGATGACGTTAAAGCCGTGACCTTCTTGCTTGTACTCAGTACGGATACCGACTTGTACGGAATGCTTAGGAGAGATAAGCCCTTCTTTTGGCGCATGGTAGAACATGGTGCCGTGGTCATAGCTGCTGCCGTTTGCGTACGTGTCGGTGTGCGCATCGAAGTGGATCAGTGCCATTTCACCGTAGTGTTTTGCGTAAGCGCGCAGAATAGGCAGCGTGATGAAGTGATCACCACCAAGGCCAAGCATTGTTTTGCCACTTTTTAGGATCGCAGAGGTAGCTGCTTCCATACGGTAAGTGAAGTCTTCTGCATCACCACAATCGAAGACAAGATCGCCACCGTCAATCACTTTCACCTTTTTGAAAAGGTTGAAATCCCAAGGGAATTTCTTACCTTCCCATGCAAGATTCACCGATGCACGACGGATCGCATCTGGGCCCATACGCGCGCCAGGACGACCAGAGGTTGCCATGTCTAGCGGTGCGCCAAAAACAACTAGGTCAGCGTCTGCTGCGACAGGATCTTTGACATACGGACGACGCACAAAACTCATCGAGTTTGAGTAGAGTGAATAATCAGTTTTAGTAAACAAATCATTCATTTAGAAATCCTCTAAATAGGTGTAACCAGACAGACCTTGTTCAAGCTCTGCTAGAATTTGTTGCTGTTCCTCTTGGTCAACGCGCTGCGATACCAAAGAGTGATAATTTTTGCGAATTTGGTCTACATCGATGTGTACGTAACGCATCATGTCTTCGACGGTGTCGCCTTCGTTGATGAAATCGATGTTGATCTCACCTTGGTCGCCCACGTTCACCACAACACTGTGGGTGTCACCAAATAGGTTGTGCATGTCACCAAGAATTTCTTGGTATGCACCCACGAGGAAGAAGCCCATCAAGTATGGCTCATCTTCGTTCCATGCAGGTACTGGCAGTGTACTTTCGATGCCTTGACCATCTACATAGGCGTCAATCGCGCCATCTGAGTCACAGGTGATGTCGAGCATCACTGCACGGCGATCAGCGGCGTTTTGTAAGCCAGACAGTGGCAGAACAGGGAAGACCTGATCAATACCCCATGAATCTGGCAATGATTGGAACAATGAGAAGTTGACAAAGAACTTATCCGCTAAACGCTCTGACAATTCATCAAGAATTGGGCGATGGAAGCGGTTCTTCGTGCTCATCAAACGGTTCAATTCATAGTAGATACGCAGCGATGTTTGTTCTGCCCACGCGCGATGTTCAAGGGTTAATACCCCGGTCGCAAACTGTGAGTGCACTTCCGCCAAGTCGCTTTGCGTATCGTTGTAAATTTCGATCAGTGCACGAGCATCGGTGCCATTGTGCAAGTTCAACCAGCTGCGCCACATGTTGTTCAGTAGAAGAGGGAAGTCTTCTTCTGGCTCTGTCACGGTTTCTGGTTTGTAAGTTTCAGTACCAATTACGTTCGAGATCAACACTGCGTGGTGTGCTGTCAGTGAACGACCAGACTCAGAAATGATCACTGGCATTGGTTGCTTGTAATCTTTACACACGTCACCCACGGTATTGACGATATTGCGTGCGTACTCCACCAAGCCGTAGTTCATCGAGTTGGAAGACTGGCTGCGAGTGCCATCATAGTCAATCGCCAAGCCGCCACCCACGTCGAAATACGTGATGTTGGCACCCAATGTACGCAGTTCACAGTAGAAACGTGCTGATTCATTCACACCATTACGCACATCGCGAATATTCGCCATTTGCGAACCTAGGTGGAAGTGGACGAGCTGCAAGGTATCGAGTTGGTTTTCTTTCTTCAAACGGCTGATCACATTCAGCACTTGTGATGCAGAGAGACCAAATTTCGATTTCTCGCCACCGCTGGCTTGCCACTTACCTGCACCTTGAGAAGCCAGGCGAATACGGATGCCAAGACGGGGTGTCACACCAAGACTTTTTGCTTCTCTTAACACAAGGTCTAGCTCGGACATTTTCTCAAGTACGATGAAGACTTTGTGACCAAGTTTTTCACCAATCAGTGCCAAACGGATGTACTCACGGTCTTTATAACCGTTACAAACGATAACAGAGCTTGCGTGCTGAGCCATGGCTAGAACGGCGAGAAGCTCAGGCTTACTGCCTGCCTCTAGGCCTAGCTGTTTGGTTTCCAGTTGTGCCTGGCTGGCAAGAATCTCGTCTACCACTTCACGCTGTTGGTTTACCTTGATTGGGTACACTAACAGGTATTTATTTGGGTATTGATATTCTTCAATTGCCTGGTTAAACGCGTCACAGATTGAATGCACACGTTGATGCAGGATTTGCGGAAATCGAACCAGCACAGGTACATTGAGCTGACGCTCTTCTAGCTGCTTAACGATTTTGCTTAGCTGAATCTGATGGGCATTATCACTACGTGGGGAAACGTACATTTCGCCTTGGTCGTCAATACCGTAAAAACCTTGACTCCAGTAGTGCACGTTGTAGTCGGCGCGAACGCGGTCTAATTTGGATGTTTGTTCCACATCTAATCTCACAGAGTATATCCGAAATACAGCAACGGATATTAAGAACAAAACATGAGTGGAAAGTCCCTCTCATGGCCTGGCACGCAACGCGTGTTGCGCGAATTAACGGACAATTTATCACTTGAGTCTAATGAATAAAATTGATTATTACGACAAGAGTTTATTATTGAGAGGTTGGTAAAAAGGCCAGCGAATTTTCATGGAGGAACAATGCATAAAGCGATCTTGTTTGATTGGGGAGATACTCTCATGATTGATGACAAAACTCAGCAAGGAAAGATGAGGTATTGGGATAAAATTCAATTGGTTAATGGTGCTTCTGAGACCTTAAGAAAACTGAGCTCTGTCTATCCACTTTACGTTGCAACCGGTGCTGGCGATTCAACAATTAAAGATATTCATGCAGCATTTGCACGTGCTGAAATCGATGTTTTCATTAAAGGCTATTTTAATCGGCAAAACATTCCGTTTCTCAAAGGCTCAAGTGACTTTTATCTCGCCATTTCCTCTGCGCTGGGGGTAAAGCCCCAAGAGCTTTGTATGATTGGAGACAGTCTAGATAAGGACATCATTCCAGCCA
This window encodes:
- a CDS encoding methyl-accepting chemotaxis protein; this encodes MNSAALNLVLLSQLTERFNLAVTLGDEELLDLNRTTLEEIVENLALQATLQPALREQTTTLRRLLNTYFQSTYDVALGMIDGNLDLSAAAQKADANRKTLDALKNQMQQFSHARVADFERSVTELEQNNVAATQLMRVLGATALLLTILMGWFVTRGIRLDLGSFAEKMRDIADGDGDLTVRIRHEKNDELKPVVDSFNAFVTKLQHNVTQTIENVSKLDQISSTLVASSHTTADLSERQYKEIEDVSHSLGQLFDAAKHIASHASEASTSANSASEEAANGEAQVQSTIVAVRELTAEVRNASLVVQQLDQNTQNAGSILDAISAIAEQTNLLALNAAIEAARAGEQGRGFAVVADEVRTLASRTQSSTQEIQSVLHELQEQTKTAANIISESACRAEECVQKSLVAEQSLQRITRDVSDISSKNGLIAFSTEEQERASSDIEAIVDNIRSMAQGTADSVGELDAVAQNINAITANLSGLTGHFKVK
- the speB gene encoding agmatinase, whose protein sequence is MNDLFTKTDYSLYSNSMSFVRRPYVKDPVAADADLVVFGAPLDMATSGRPGARMGPDAIRRASVNLAWEGKKFPWDFNLFKKVKVIDGGDLVFDCGDAEDFTYRMEAATSAILKSGKTMLGLGGDHFITLPILRAYAKHYGEMALIHFDAHTDTYANGSSYDHGTMFYHAPKEGLISPKHSVQVGIRTEYKQEGHGFNVINAMQANDMSVEEILADIRRIVADKPVYVTFDIDCLDPAFAPGTGTPVCGGLNSDKILKIIRGLKDVNIVGMDVVEVSPPYDQSDLTALAGATIALELMYAWAANKEFESEF
- a CDS encoding HAD family hydrolase yields the protein MHKAILFDWGDTLMIDDKTQQGKMRYWDKIQLVNGASETLRKLSSVYPLYVATGAGDSTIKDIHAAFARAEIDVFIKGYFNRQNIPFLKGSSDFYLAISSALGVKPQELCMIGDSLDKDIIPAKQAGLSAIWLNHHRHTPPPQIVAITQLQALENLLL
- the speA gene encoding arginine decarboxylase, encoding MEQTSKLDRVRADYNVHYWSQGFYGIDDQGEMYVSPRSDNAHQIQLSKIVKQLEERQLNVPVLVRFPQILHQRVHSICDAFNQAIEEYQYPNKYLLVYPIKVNQQREVVDEILASQAQLETKQLGLEAGSKPELLAVLAMAQHASSVIVCNGYKDREYIRLALIGEKLGHKVFIVLEKMSELDLVLREAKSLGVTPRLGIRIRLASQGAGKWQASGGEKSKFGLSASQVLNVISRLKKENQLDTLQLVHFHLGSQMANIRDVRNGVNESARFYCELRTLGANITYFDVGGGLAIDYDGTRSQSSNSMNYGLVEYARNIVNTVGDVCKDYKQPMPVIISESGRSLTAHHAVLISNVIGTETYKPETVTEPEEDFPLLLNNMWRSWLNLHNGTDARALIEIYNDTQSDLAEVHSQFATGVLTLEHRAWAEQTSLRIYYELNRLMSTKNRFHRPILDELSERLADKFFVNFSLFQSLPDSWGIDQVFPVLPLSGLQNAADRRAVMLDITCDSDGAIDAYVDGQGIESTLPVPAWNEDEPYLMGFFLVGAYQEILGDMHNLFGDTHSVVVNVGDQGEINIDFINEGDTVEDMMRYVHIDVDQIRKNYHSLVSQRVDQEEQQQILAELEQGLSGYTYLEDF